One Candidatus Limnocylindrales bacterium genomic region harbors:
- the dnaE gene encoding DNA polymerase III subunit alpha, whose amino-acid sequence MGKPAAGHVHGADCEDGITVQKGFAHLHLHTQYSLLDGANKISRLMPKLKKMGLKSVAMTDHGNMFGAVDFYKAARKEDLKPIIGCEVYVAPRSRLERAAVAAADYERAGNNHLILLAMNAKGYANLSRLVSQSYKDGFYYKPRIDKEILREWNEGLICLSGCLAGEVATAITADRLDKARAAIEEYSTLFGDRYYLEIQDNHLAEQRKVNEVLIPWSKEMGIPLVATNDCHYLEHDDHVAHEVLLCVQTGKRLIDEDRWKFGTDQLYVKGHDEMLAAFPHAPEAVDETVRLAERCNLDMRFGDNKFPVYQVPAGRSLDEVLAEDARRGLDDRLAAAKAAGREIDVERYRERLESEIAMIQQMKFAGYFLIVADFINWAKEQGIPVGPGRGSAAGSLVS is encoded by the coding sequence GTGGGCAAGCCGGCAGCGGGACACGTGCACGGCGCGGACTGTGAGGACGGGATTACGGTGCAGAAGGGCTTCGCCCACCTCCACCTTCACACCCAGTACAGCCTTCTCGACGGCGCGAACAAGATCAGCCGGCTGATGCCGAAGCTCAAGAAGATGGGCCTCAAGTCGGTCGCGATGACCGACCACGGCAACATGTTCGGCGCGGTCGACTTCTACAAGGCCGCTCGCAAGGAAGACCTGAAGCCGATCATCGGCTGCGAGGTCTACGTGGCGCCCCGAAGCCGGCTCGAGCGCGCGGCGGTGGCTGCCGCCGACTACGAGCGCGCCGGCAACAACCACCTCATCCTGCTCGCGATGAACGCGAAGGGATACGCGAACCTGTCTCGGCTGGTCTCGCAGAGCTACAAGGACGGTTTCTACTACAAGCCGCGCATCGACAAGGAGATCCTGCGCGAGTGGAACGAAGGGCTGATCTGCCTTTCGGGCTGCCTTGCGGGAGAGGTCGCCACCGCGATCACGGCCGACCGCCTCGACAAGGCGCGCGCGGCCATCGAAGAGTATTCGACGCTGTTCGGCGACCGCTACTACCTCGAGATCCAGGACAACCATCTCGCCGAGCAGCGCAAGGTCAACGAGGTGCTGATTCCGTGGTCGAAGGAGATGGGCATCCCTCTCGTCGCGACCAACGACTGCCACTACCTCGAGCACGACGATCACGTCGCGCACGAGGTGCTGCTGTGCGTGCAGACCGGCAAACGCCTGATCGACGAGGACCGCTGGAAGTTCGGCACCGACCAGCTCTACGTCAAAGGCCACGACGAGATGCTGGCGGCCTTCCCGCACGCGCCCGAAGCCGTGGACGAGACGGTGCGGCTGGCCGAACGCTGCAACCTCGACATGCGCTTCGGCGACAACAAGTTCCCGGTCTACCAGGTGCCGGCCGGCCGCAGTCTCGACGAGGTGCTGGCCGAGGACGCGCGGCGCGGTCTCGACGACCGCCTCGCCGCGGCGAAGGCCGCCGGCCGCGAGATCGACGTCGAACGCTACCGCGAGCGGCTCGAATCCGAGATCGCGATGATCCAGCAGATGA
- the guaA gene encoding glutamine-hydrolyzing GMP synthase has product MQTVLILDFGSQYTQLIARRVREAKVYCEIHPFNFPAESIRAMAPAAVILSGGPASVYDEGAPSPSPEIFELGVPMLGICYGMGILGLADGGVTLRSAHREYGQADVVIDNDDDLLAGFDKGGSTSVWMSHGDRLEKLPNGWESIAHTRNSPFAAIRCPSKRRWAVQFHPEVVHSRRGREILENFLFRICGLAADWTMENYIDAAVARIRKLVGDQQVVCGISGGVDSTVTAALIERAVPGQLTCVFVDNGLLREGEAEQVCAMLGPRFGDDFVFVDAADRFLDALAGIEDPEKKRKTIGGVFVDVFQDAALKPRPGRARATFLGQGTLYPDVIESESVKGPSAVIKSHHNVGGLPERLHMQLVEPLRELFKDEVRALGAVLGLPHDWLWRHPFPGPGLAVRVLGPITREFLTILRGADTIFIEEIRSADLYSEIWQAFAVLLPVRTVGVQGDYRTYDKVIALRAIVSEDGMTADWFRFPPDVLARTASRIANEVRGVNRVVYDISTKPPATVEWE; this is encoded by the coding sequence TTGCAGACCGTCCTGATCCTCGACTTCGGCAGCCAGTACACCCAGCTCATCGCGCGCCGCGTGCGTGAGGCGAAGGTGTACTGCGAAATCCATCCATTCAACTTTCCTGCCGAGAGCATCCGCGCGATGGCGCCGGCGGCGGTGATCCTGTCGGGCGGACCGGCGAGCGTCTACGACGAAGGCGCACCGTCGCCGTCGCCGGAGATTTTCGAGCTCGGCGTGCCGATGCTCGGCATCTGCTACGGCATGGGCATCCTCGGCCTTGCCGACGGCGGCGTCACGCTTCGCTCCGCGCATCGTGAGTACGGGCAGGCCGACGTCGTCATCGACAACGACGACGACCTGCTGGCCGGCTTCGACAAGGGTGGAAGCACGTCGGTGTGGATGAGCCACGGCGATCGGCTGGAGAAGCTGCCGAACGGCTGGGAGTCGATCGCGCACACCCGGAACTCTCCGTTCGCTGCGATTCGCTGCCCTTCGAAGCGGCGCTGGGCCGTGCAGTTCCATCCCGAAGTCGTCCATAGCCGGCGCGGCCGCGAGATCCTCGAGAACTTCCTGTTCCGCATCTGCGGACTTGCCGCCGACTGGACGATGGAGAACTACATCGATGCGGCCGTGGCGCGGATCCGCAAGCTCGTCGGCGACCAGCAGGTCGTCTGCGGCATCAGCGGCGGCGTCGATTCCACCGTGACTGCGGCGCTGATCGAGCGCGCAGTGCCGGGGCAGCTGACCTGCGTGTTCGTCGACAACGGACTGCTTCGCGAAGGCGAAGCCGAGCAGGTCTGCGCGATGCTGGGTCCACGCTTCGGAGACGACTTCGTGTTCGTCGATGCGGCCGACCGCTTCCTCGATGCGCTCGCCGGAATCGAAGATCCGGAGAAGAAGCGCAAGACGATCGGCGGCGTGTTCGTCGACGTGTTCCAGGACGCGGCGCTCAAGCCGCGGCCCGGCCGCGCGCGCGCGACGTTTCTCGGACAGGGGACGCTCTATCCGGACGTCATCGAGTCGGAGTCGGTCAAGGGGCCGTCGGCGGTCATCAAGAGTCACCACAACGTCGGCGGGCTTCCGGAGCGGCTTCACATGCAGCTGGTCGAACCGCTGCGCGAATTGTTCAAGGACGAAGTGCGTGCGCTCGGCGCGGTGCTCGGCCTGCCGCACGACTGGCTGTGGCGTCATCCGTTCCCCGGACCCGGGCTTGCCGTACGCGTCCTCGGTCCCATCACGCGCGAGTTCCTGACGATCCTTCGCGGCGCCGACACGATCTTCATCGAGGAGATCCGCAGTGCGGATCTTTACTCCGAGATCTGGCAGGCGTTTGCCGTGCTGCTTCCGGTGCGGACGGTCGGCGTGCAGGGCGACTATCGCACCTACGACAAGGTCATCGCGCTACGCGCCATCGTCAGCGAAGACGGCATGACGGCCGACTGGTTCCGCTTTCCGCCAGATGTGCTCGCGCGTACGGCGTCGCGGATAGCGAACGAGGTTCGCGGCGTGAACCGCGTGGTCTACGACATCTCGACCAAGCCTCCCGCGACGGTCGAATGGGAGTGA
- the guaB gene encoding IMP dehydrogenase, whose translation MEALDNLREALTFDDVLLVPGESSILPANADVSTRLTRQISLRIPLISAAMDTVTESRMAISMARVGGIGFIHRNLSPDDQAAEVARVKKSESWMVRDPLTVEPDVPLSLALELMSRHSISGLPVTTSGRLVGILTNRDVRFEKNLQRKVSELMTSEKLVTTRADITLEDATAKLHRNRIEKLLVVDDSGKLVGLITVKDIQKSIEFPSASKDVHGRLLCGAAVGVGIDRVARVQALVDAGVDVVAVDTAHGHSKNVLETVAEIKRTFPDLQVIGGNVATTEGSQALIDAGADGVKVGMGVGSICTTRIISGVGIPQLTAVVDACAAASKAGVPVIADGGIRFSGDITKALAAGASACMIGSLLAGTEESPGETVLYQGRTYKVYRGMGSLEAMRGGQSKDRYAQQETEDIKLVPEGIEGRTPFKGASGATIHQLVGGLKAGMGYIGAESLDDLRNKARFMRVSPAGLSESHVHDVVMTKEPPNYQRE comes from the coding sequence ATGGAAGCCTTGGACAACCTTCGCGAGGCTCTCACCTTCGACGACGTCCTGCTCGTACCGGGTGAATCCTCGATCCTGCCGGCCAACGCCGACGTCAGCACCAGGCTGACCCGGCAGATTTCTCTTCGCATCCCACTGATCAGCGCCGCAATGGACACGGTAACCGAGTCGCGCATGGCGATCTCGATGGCGCGCGTCGGCGGGATTGGATTCATCCACCGCAATCTTTCCCCGGACGACCAGGCCGCCGAAGTCGCCCGCGTAAAGAAGAGCGAGAGCTGGATGGTCCGCGATCCGCTGACGGTCGAGCCCGACGTGCCGCTGTCGCTCGCGCTCGAGCTGATGTCGCGGCACTCGATCTCGGGCCTGCCGGTCACGACCAGCGGGCGGCTCGTCGGCATCCTCACGAATCGCGACGTGCGTTTCGAGAAGAACCTCCAGCGCAAGGTCTCCGAGCTGATGACGAGCGAGAAGCTCGTGACCACGCGCGCCGACATCACACTCGAAGACGCGACCGCCAAGCTTCACCGCAACCGCATCGAGAAGCTGCTCGTGGTCGACGACAGCGGCAAGCTCGTCGGCCTGATTACGGTCAAGGACATCCAGAAGTCCATCGAGTTCCCGAGCGCGAGCAAGGACGTCCACGGACGCCTGCTCTGCGGCGCCGCGGTCGGTGTCGGCATCGATCGCGTTGCGCGCGTGCAGGCGCTCGTCGATGCCGGAGTCGATGTGGTCGCGGTCGACACCGCGCACGGACATTCGAAGAACGTTCTCGAGACCGTCGCGGAGATCAAAAGGACGTTTCCCGACCTCCAGGTGATCGGCGGCAACGTCGCAACCACCGAAGGCTCGCAGGCGCTGATCGATGCGGGCGCCGACGGCGTCAAGGTCGGCATGGGCGTCGGATCGATCTGCACGACGCGGATCATCTCCGGTGTCGGCATCCCGCAGCTGACCGCGGTCGTCGACGCGTGTGCCGCGGCCAGCAAGGCCGGCGTACCGGTGATCGCCGACGGCGGCATCCGCTTCAGCGGCGACATTACCAAGGCGCTCGCGGCCGGTGCATCGGCATGCATGATCGGCAGTCTTCTCGCCGGCACCGAGGAAAGCCCCGGTGAGACGGTTCTCTACCAGGGCCGCACGTACAAGGTGTACCGCGGCATGGGCTCGCTCGAAGCGATGCGCGGCGGCCAGAGCAAGGACCGCTACGCGCAGCAGGAAACCGAAGACATCAAGCTGGTGCCCGAAGGCATCGAAGGCCGCACGCCGTTCAAAGGCGCATCTGGCGCGACGATCCACCAGCTCGTCGGCGGCCTGAAGGCCGGAATGGGTTACATCGGCGCCGAGAGCCTCGACGATCTTCGCAACAAGGCGCGCTTCATGCGCGTGTCGCCCGCGGGCCTCAGCGAGAGCCACGTGCACGATGTAGTGATGACCAAGGAACCGCCGAATTATCAGAGAGAATAG
- a CDS encoding gamma carbonic anhydrase family protein, producing MIRSYLQTTPRIDPTAWIAPSADVVGDVEIGPGSSVWYGTVVRGDVFPIRIGARTNIQDHSVLHVTHERYATVLHDDITIGHRVVLHGCTIESGALVGIGAIVLDQAVIGAGSLVGAGALVTPGTKVPPGMVVMGSPAKVIREVTDKERAWMEEAARNYVGYARNHSASD from the coding sequence ATGATCCGCAGCTATCTCCAGACGACCCCCCGCATCGATCCGACCGCATGGATCGCGCCGTCGGCCGACGTCGTCGGCGACGTCGAGATCGGCCCCGGCTCGTCGGTCTGGTACGGCACGGTCGTGCGCGGCGACGTGTTCCCGATCCGCATCGGCGCGCGCACCAACATCCAGGATCATTCGGTGCTGCACGTGACCCACGAGCGCTATGCGACCGTGCTCCACGACGACATCACGATCGGTCATCGCGTGGTGCTCCACGGCTGCACCATCGAAAGCGGCGCGCTCGTCGGCATCGGCGCGATCGTTCTCGACCAGGCCGTAATTGGCGCCGGTTCGCTCGTCGGTGCGGGTGCGCTCGTCACTCCGGGTACGAAGGTTCCGCCGGGGATGGTCGTGATGGGATCGCCGGCGAAAGTCATCCGCGAGGTGACCGACAAGGAGCGCGCGTGGATGGAAGAGGCGGCGCGCAACTATGTCGGGTACGCGCGCAATCATTCGGCGAGCGATTGA